In Methanofollis aquaemaris, the genomic window TCGACACTCTTCCCGACGCCGTCGCCCGCCTGCGCAGACTCTCACGTGGGCATGCCTGAGAGCGAAGGGTTTTGTGAATACCATACCAAGAGGTGATCAGATGCAGTTCACAGAGACCGTCATGGACCACTTCACCAACCCGCGCAATGTCGGGGTGCTGGAGGACGCGGATGCCTTCGTCGAGGTGGGGAGTTCAGAGTGTGGGGACACCACCGCCCTGTACCTCAAGATCGAGGAGGGCCGGATCGTGGACGTCAGGTTCAGAACCCTGGGGTGCGCCGCGGCCATCGCCTCCTCCAGCATGGCCACCGAGATGATCAAGGGCAAGAGCCTGGAAGAGGCCTGGGCGCTCACCAACCGCGAGGTCGCCGACGCCCTCGGCGGCCTCCCCGAGCCGAAGATGCACTGCTCGGTCCTGGCCGAAGATGCGATCAGAGAGGCGATCAACTCGTACCGGGAAAAACAGGGGCTTGAACCCTGGTGAATCTCTTTTTTTAGCCATTTAGAAAAACTCGATCACTCTCCCGCACCATGGCAGCGAGGGAGAGCACAAGCCCTCACCACCCCCCGTGAAGAGCGTGATCCGCGTCCCCGGGGTCAGACATTTAGGGGTTGACACGACACTCGCGTCAAAGAGATCACTTATATGTACTGCATCCGGTAATGACTCCTGACCCTTGCGGGCGGACAGCCTGATGGGGGCATGGAGAAAGAGCATTATGGTCGGGATCACAAACAGCGCGATCGACCCCAGTACACCGATGAAAACGTCGAGCGCCGCCCTGGCAGGTTCGGTCGTCACGTATGTCGGTCGGGTGCGGGCTGAGGAGGGCGCCAGCGGGCTTTCGATCGAGGCGAATGTTGAGCAGGCAACGAAGAGCCTGAAATCGATCCGGGACGATGCAGTCAGGCGTTTCGGCCTGAGTTGCGCACATGTCGTCCACCGCGTCGGGGAGGTCAGCGTCGGGGACGTGGTTCTTCTGGTGGCCGCAGGGGCACCTGAGAGAAACGTGGCCTTCGAGGCATGCGAGTACATCGTCAATGCCGTCAAGGAAGAGAAAATCGTCAGGAAACAGCCCCTGCTCGCAGCCTGAGATCGACAACAGGGCTAACCGGTCCACTCCAAACTACTTTTTTTTCCTTGCATGGGACAGGAGAGAGAACCTTAAACCTGGTGCCACACTACCCGGACGCATGTCCTACACCCTCAGCCTCATCCCGGTCGAAGAGAAGGAGAAACTGGTCGAGAGGTACGCCGATGAGATCAAATACGAGGTGAAGTCGGAGATCTTCGGGTGCTGCATCAAACTCCTCACCGACGATAAAGAGACGAAGGAGCGGTGGGAGGAGAACTTCTATTTCATCTCCCAGAACATCCGCTCTCACGGCCGTCTCTACCATCTCAGGGATCCCATGGCCCCTGAAGACACCCTGCTCTACGACCCGCAGTCCAGGACCGCCTTTCTTATCAATGTCGCCTATTACGGTCTGGTCAAGTCCCTCGCCCTCTCGGTCGCGGGAGATGTTCTGGAGGAGGAGCACGGAACCCACTCGGTCCATGGTGCATGCATTGATGCCGAAGGCTGGGGTACCGCGATTCTCGGCGAGTCGGGGGCGGGCAAGACCACCCAGACATACGGCCTCCTCCTGGACTCGCGGGTGCGGGTGGTCTCAGACGACTGGTTCTTTGCCAGGGTCTACGGGAACGATGTATTCGCCTATGGTTCAGAGAAGAATTTCTATATCAGGGCCGACCTGTCCGGGGCATGGCCGGAGTTCGAGGAACTGATCGGCCGGGCCGACCTCGACGCCGAGGAGCGGGGGGTGGTCGACCTCAGGTCTGTGGTCGGGAAGGGCCGGGTGCTGCCGATGACCACGCTGAGGACGGCGGTCTTTCTCAGACGACATGAAGGAGGGCCGGTCCGGTGCGTCCCCCTCGATCCTGAGGAAGCCCTCGAAGTTGCATCGGCCTCCGGGTACTTCAACCCTCATCTCCTGGTCAGGACTCCCTTCAGGGAGGAGATACGCCGTCGCTTCTTCGCCTCGCTCCTCGGGGCGACCAGGGTCTTCGAGGTCACGGCCGGGCCGACGCCCGCCGAGACGCAGGAGGTGTTGCGAGAGATTGTTCTGGGGTGGAGGGGGGAGTGAGGGATCCTTGCTCTCTTTCCTCGTGACATTCTCTCTCATCACGACATGGCACGGGCGGGAACGCCGCTCAATCGCTCCCCCCGGTGCGAAAGAGCACGTTCGCATTCATCATTCTTTTTTCAGGGCAGCCCTTCTGAACGATCACCTTTCCACACGCTCGCACCGGGTGCGCTGCCCCCGACGCGTATGGTATGGGAAGACGTGATGATCCGACGTGCCCCCCTCAATCACAGAATCTTCACCGCCATCTCGCGCCGGGGGGAGACCTCCCGGAGACCTGTGATGAGAAATTTTCATCGCGTATGCTTGAGCCAGGGGGTCAGCCCGATTCTACACGGCCTCACCGTCAGGCAACTGCAGGGCGACCTGAACCGTGGCATCCCGGACAGGTGTCCGGCGGTCAGTCTCATCGACGCCGCGGTGGCTGAAAAGCCGTACAAGATCGAGATGAAACGCCGGGAATATTATTTCTCATTCGATTACCGGACCTATCGCGAGTGGGCGGCGAAGGGGGACGTCTGGCTTGACGACGATCCCGACTCTTTCACCCTCGCGCCCGGTTTCCACTTGCGGGGTGAAAACCAGACGGCCGCAGAGGAAAGCCGATCCTGACCCGGATCTGCGTACAGAGTACATAGAGAGAAGTGTGTACAGGTACCCCCAATAATTTTCACACATTTCAGAGAACACCCGGCACCCCTGATCGGTGGCCGGGCATCTCCGGCTGTGTTCTCAGGACGGGTGCGAATGTGGAAACGATGGGGGAGAGTCAGGCATTCGGGCCGCCGTTTTCGGATCGACCGGCACAGGTGACGGCGCTCGGGGTGCCTAAACAGAAGCACAAGAGTGAAAACCATTGCAAAGGTGTAAATTTCGATCCCGAGAAACGATGAAAAAAAGCGTGTTGTAGAATTTTACATGAGACGAGGGGTACGCCTCAAGCATAAGGGATGAAAATTACTCGTCGCTCGATCTCCGGGTGTTGAAATGGTTTCGATCCATCTTTTCAGGACATAGGATCAGTGGAGGCCCTGTTCAATCGCCGCCCCTCGGCTATCCTCATACGTGGGGGGGCCCGGGGGGTCTCCCCCCGACGGATCTCTCCACGGTCCTTATTCGGACACCGATGCACGGTGTCGCTCAAGCAGTCCGGCGATCGCCTGCCGTGCGCCGTCCAGCACCTCGGCCTCGCCGGGGACGACGCGGTCCTGCATCAGGACGCGGCCGTCGCAGAGCACGGTGGTGACCGCGCCGCCGTTGCAGGCATAGACCGCATTGGAGGTCGGGTTGTACAGCGGAGTGTTGCAGGCGGCCCGGCGATCGAGGAGAACCAGGTCGGCCGGGGCACCGACTTCAAGTTGTCCGCCCTCGAAGCCGAGTGCCGCGGCGCCGTTTGCGGTCGCCATCTGGAGGGCCTCGCCTGCCGGGAGGATAGTTGGTGAGTGCCAGAAGAATTTCTGGAGAAGGGCGGCGAACTTCATCTCCTCGAACATATCGAGATTGTTGTTGGAGGAACATCCGTCGGTCCCGAGACAGAGTCCGGCACCCCGTTCCTTCAGCAACCCATACGGCATCGCCCGGCCCACGGCGAGTTTCATGTTACTCGCCGGGTTGTGGGAAGCGAAAACGCCGCGGTCACCCAGGAGGGCGCAGTCGTCCGAATCGAGCCAGCAGCAGTGGGCCGCGACGGTCCTCGGGGTGAGTAGCCCGCACCTGTCCAGCACCTGCGTGGGGCGCACCCCGGTCTTGGCGACACAGTCAGTCACCTCCTTCTCGGTCTCGGCCAGATGGACGTGGATGTTGATATCCTGCTGACGGGAGAACTCGGCGCACCAGGAGAGCCCCTCCTCAGAGACGGTGTACACAGAGTGAGGACCGACTGCTGCCTTGATCCTCGGGTTGTTCATCGCCTGGATTGACGAGGCCAGCGCCTTGGTCGCCTTGATCTCTTTCTCCCGCTTTTCCTCGTCGAAGAGGTCGATGAAACCGTACGAGAGCTGCGCCTTTATCCCCATCGTCTCGACGGCCCTTGCGGCGTCTTCCATGAAGAAGTACATGTCGTTAAAGCCGACCGTCCCGGACCGGATCATCTCCAGGCACGCGAGTTGCGTTCCCCAGTAGACGTCCTCTCCCGTCAGGTGCGCCTCAAGCGGCCAGATCTTCTCTGAGAGCCACTCCTGGAGAATCATGTCGTCGGCGTACCCCCGCAGCAGGGTCATCGCCGCATGGGTGTGGGTGTTGTACAGCCCCGGAATGGCAACCGCACCCCGACCGTCGATGACGACGTCGGCCTCGCCGCCGGCGTCCTCGCCGATGGCCGCAAACCGTCCGCCCTCGATTGTGATGTTCACCCGTCTGCCCTGTACCTCGACGTCCCGTACCAGGACATCCTCTCCATTGTATGTCTCTTTCATCACTTCACGCTCCCAGTGCATGCACGACCGCACCGACCAGATCCTCGGTCCGCCTCGCGTATTTTTTCGAGGTGGCGAGGATATGCTCATAGGTGAGCACCTCGTCGGAGAGGCCGTTTGCGTAGTTGTCCACCGTGCAAACCGCGGCGAACGGGATCTCAAGTTCGCGCGCAAGCGTCGCCTCGCTCGCCACCGTCATCCCGACGACATCCGCGACCTTCGCCAGGGCCCGCACCTCTGAGACCGTCTCGATCCTGGGCCCCCGCGTCTGGGCATAGGTTCCCCCGACCTCGGCGGTGGGGATGGCCCCGGAGATCTGCCTGACCAGGCCCTGGTCCAGGGCCGGCATCACATGCTCGATGGCGTGATTATGGAAGGACGGGATATCAGTGAGGCTGAGATAGTCGGTCGGGAGCACCACTGTCCCCGGCTGGATGAGGGGCTTCAGCGAACCGACCGAACCGAAGGCGACGATCTGGTCCACACCGCAGAGGGCGAGTGCCGCCATCTGGGCCCGATAGTTGATCTGGTGGGGCGGCCGGTCGGCCTGGTGCCTGAGCATCAGGGCGATTTCGCCGACATGCACGGCGGCCGGGCCGTAGGGGGTCCAGACCATCTTCTCCTCCAGTGCCGGAAGGTCACAGTACAGGAGGCTGGTGCCGCCGATTATCCCGAGCATCAGCGGCCCCTCCTCTGCTCAGCATGCGTGCCTGCCATCAGGAAAAGTTTGGTCTTCTGAGGGTTAAAAACCACGCCTTTTTAGTCTCTGCCGTCTCATATCGCAGAGTCGGGATGGATATGAGCCGATTCCATATAGTTGACGATGAGACGATCGGGCGCGGCGGGTGCACGGACATCTACTTTGCGCGCTGTGAAGAGGTGCTTGAGAAGGAAGGAAAAGACCCGGTGGTCACGGCAGAGGTGACGACAGCCGGTATGCCATATGAGTGGGGGATCTTCTGCGGGCTTGACGACGTCCTCACCCTCCTCTCCGGCCTGAAGGCGGACGTGGAGGCCATGCCTGAGGGGAGCGTCTTTCACCCGAGAGAACCGGTGCTCAGAATCACGGGGCGATACCGTGACTTCGGAGTCTTCGAGACCGCACTCCTCGGTTTCCTCTGCCATGCCTCCGGGATCGCCACCGCCGCCGCGCATATCAAACATGCGGCGGGCGAGCGGAAGATCTACTCCTTCGGGTCGAGACGCCAGCACCCGGCGATCGCACCGATGATCGAGCGCTCGGCCTGGATCGGCGGCGTGGACGGGGTCTCGAACACCACCGCTCCGGCCGGAATGCCGGTCGTCGGGACGATGCCGCACGCCTTTGTGATGTGCCATGACAACCCCGAGGAGGCATGGACGGCCTTCGACCGCTACGCCGCGCCCGAGGTGCCGCGCCTGATGCTCTGCGACACCTTCGGCGACGAGAAGGAGGAGTGTCTCAGGGCGGCCGAACTCGGGTTCACCAGGGGCGTGCGCCTGGACACTCCGCGCTCGCGCCGGGGAGATATGCGATCCATCCTGGAGGAGGTGCGCTGGGAACTCGACAGCCACGGGCATGAGGATGTCGAGATCTTCCTCTCAGGCGGGATCACGAGAGAGGACATCCTCGCCTACCGGGATCTCGTCGAGGCGTTCGGGGTCGGCGGGTCGATCGCCAACGCCCCGGTCGTCGACTTCTCCCTGGACATCGTCGAGGTGGAGGACAGGAGCGTCGCCAAGCGCGGGAAGTGGAGCGGCGTCAAGCAGGTCTACGCCCTCCCCGACGGCCGGCGAAAACTTCTCCCGATCTCCGCACCTGCTCCTGAAGAGGCCACACCGCTCCTGGTTCCGACGGTACGGGACGGGAAGATCACGACATCTGCAGAGACCGCGGAGGCGAGGGCGCGCGTCCTCGCATATCTTGCCGGGATAGCATGATCTGCATGACCTGTGGGTGTCCCGGCCCAAATCCATTTATTAGATGGCATTCAATATTGTAGGGTACCACTGGGCCGATAGATCAGGGGAAGATCGCTTCCTTGGCATGGAAGAGGCCGCGGGTTCAATTCCCGCTCGGTCCACTCGTTTTTGAAAAGAACACCATTGTGAGATTCATCGTTGAAATGAATTCTTTGCAGAATCAGGCATGAACCCCTGACTCAAGCATACGCGATTGAACATTGCTCTGAGCAGCGTTTCAAGATCTGAAAGGATACTCCTCCCTTGCGCCGGGACACCAGAGAGTATCTCGTTCAATCGCCGCCCCTCGGCTATCCTCTGTCCGTGGGGGGGCCAGGGGGCGGCCAGCCTCCCGGAGAAATAGCCATCCCGAGGATTGCCGCAGAGTCAGAAAAAGAGTCCCCTTCCCCCCATTTCCGAACACGGATTCCCACCCGCTGAATCCCATTGGGGGGGAGGAGGCTCGCGGCAAGGTCAGATACTGTTCAGCCGGTAATCGTACCGTCCGCCGGTGATACGGTTCATCACGATCTCGTTTATCCTGTCGAGGGCACTCTCGGGGAAATACCCCGAAGTGACGCTCGAACCCCCGGTCGAGGAGAGCATATACACACTTCCCCTGGAGACCCCGAAGACCCTGGCGACCGGACCCTCCGCGATCCAGACCATCTGCACCTTGTCGTAGTTCATGACAACAGTCTCGCGGTCGACGGCGCCGTTCACAAACGTGAAAAGGTCTTCACCGGCGTCAAACTCCGTGACCCTGTAGGAGACGTGCGCAGCATAGATGATCGCGAGGATCGCCAGCGCCGTACCGAGGGGCAGCACGAACGGCACGACCGCGCCGGCGATGCCGACGCTCCCGGTCAGGGCGGCTCCCTCGCGGAAGACGTAGAGTGAAGGGATGAGCATCGCCGCAGCCAGCACCAGGGATGCGAAGACCGCCCGTATCAGGAGCACACGCTTTGCGCCTTCCGGCTGCCTGTCTGGATCGCGTTCGTAGACGAACTCCGGCACCAGTTCCCGGAGAATCCTCTGCTGAGTTGCATCATCTTTGAGCAGGCAGAGAACAGGGCGCGAACTCTCGCCATCCTCTGAGACCAGCCCCACCACCTCCGCCTCGATGCACGACCGCCCCAGCAGCCTGGCCGAGAGCGTGCTCTTGACGCGGACGGCGTTGATCCGTGAGACGCTGAAAGCTGTCCTGTAAGTCCTGATCAGACCATGCTGCAGGTAGATCGTGTCGCCCCGGCGGTAGACCTTGTAGTTGTAGTACCGGAGTATCAACGAGACCGACGGCATAATCTGGATCCCGACGAACATCAGGAGAGAGATCATCGCCCCTGCACCCGCCTCGACCCCAACGACCGTGGAGAGGTAAAGTTCGAAGACCGAGTAGGCCAGGAACACCGAGCCCAGTATGGTCTGGTAGGTCGAGACGCTGAAGAGACCGTGTATGATCACGTCCACCGGAGTGAACATTGCCAGGGACTCGATCGTCTCCTCCTCGTCCGGGGAGATTTCATGATCATAGAGGCGTTGCGACATCTCGGAGCGTATCCTCTCGGCCACGTCCTGCCTGAACGTCAGGACCGCTTCCGGGGCCATGGCGCTGGTCCCGGAGTTGATGTTGATCAGCACCTTCGATGTCCCGAAGAGCCGGTTCGAGATGTCCCGGTTCACGTTGACCGATGCCATCTTTGCGTAGGGGAGGGTCTTTTTCATCTGAAAGAGGGTGTCCCTCTCGACCACGACATCGGTCTCGTTGAACCGGATGGTCGTTCTCTTCCACTGCCGGTAGTAGAAGAGGAGGAGCACGACCGGAGAGAGCGCGAGGATACCAGGGAGCGCGGAGAGATCGATCCATGCACCGAGGAAGATCAGCACCACCACGATCGAAATAAACGTCCTGGCCGTGTTTTCCACGATAACGGTCGGGTGGCACCTGACTTTTTCGCCGGCCATATTCATCTCCTCTCTTCACTCGCCCCTGCGATCCGGTCCTGAAGCATCCGGCCGATCAGGGTGTTGAGCAGGTCGGCGACCTTCTCCGCCTCCTCGATCTCCAGATATTCGATGGTCGCATCCCCACCTGCGGTGGTGATGGTGACATCCCCGAGCCCGAGCATGGTGTTGATCGGCCCCCTGGAGACTTCCACCTGGTGCACCCGTTCGATCGGTACCAGGATGTGGCGTATTACGAGGATTCCGTAGCGGACGTCCACCTTGTCCGCCGTGATCTGATACCTGTACCGGGCGTAGTAGACCGGCGGGGCCGCCACGATGTAGACCAGGACGATCGCCAGGACCGCCAGTGCGGCGTATTGAACAAGATCGTAAGACGGGCCCAGGTACTCCCGCGAGAAGAATCTCAGGAGGAGATAGCCCACCAGGAGTACTGCGTATGAGATGGCATACCCGATGTACATCGAGACCATGCACTTCCGGTTCAGCCTTCTGTAGCCCTCGCCTCCTGCACCCGTCTCATGAACAGGTTCGCCCTCATCAACCGCAGGTTGCCCTCGAAACGGGCCGGGGATTGGCATAAGTAGAGTTTTTCACCCGGCGCAATTGAAGGTATGGTCGAGAGGGGGGTGCGCTCCTTCGCCCATGGGCCTCACTCCGGCCGGGAGGCGGGCATGTCATGCTCCCTCTCTCCGCCCCGGTGCCGGAGGGCGCCATTGTGGTGCACCCGAAGATGGATGATGCGCGGGACCGGGTTATCTCCCGGCTCCGGGACCGCGCGAGGGGGGGTTCGGGGAGCGGCCGGGCCCAATCTTTATTATGCGATCACGATCAACAGTATAGGGTAGCATTGGGCCGATAGATCAGGGGAAGATCGCTTCCTTGGCATGGAAGAGGCCGCGGGTTCAATTCCCGCTCGGTCCATCACTGTTTTACGACATCTTGATCATGTGCTTCCGGTTTGTGTAGAACTCCACGTACCCCCCGACGACCTGGACACTCAAAAAAGAAGAACTTGAGATCCGCCCCTACTGACCGAACCCGAAGATCGAGATACTGATACTCGGCACCAGCGGTTCTCCCTCCGGCTGAACCGCCTCGATACCGATGCCGGCCTCAGGGTCGGAGACCGCCATCCTGACATTGAGCACATCCTCAGCCCGGAGCAGAACAACCATCTGGCCGGTGATCACATCCCTGTGGCCTTCGTCCTCCTTCGTGGACTGCCAGCGGATATTGCTGTTCGGGACGTCCACCCCGTTGACCGTGAGCCAGAAGTCGGTGTACGCAGGTTCAGTCACATTCTCGGTGGCATTCAGCATGCCCACCTGCGGCGTGAAGACGATAAAGTACACGCCGTCACTACTGACCGAGATATTCTCTCCCTCCAGTGTGACCCCGAATGCGGCATCGATCTGGTCCATCACAATAGAGACCGGAGCCGTGCTGTTGGGCTGCTGGGTGATGCTGCTCGAAAACCGGGCAAAGTTGAACCCTGCCATCGGTGCAGCAGCATTTTCCGGTTCGATTATGAGCTCGGTCTCGATCTCATCCCCCAGCCCGGTGACATTCTCCGACTCATTCACCGCAGAAGCCATGCCGAAGGCACCGACACTCAGTACGGCTGCGATCACAAGAACCAACAATCTTCTCATTCTTCATCCCCCCATGAATCCCCGAAAGATACAGGATACATTCTCCTGTCCCTTCTCCGACGAGGCAGTCATCCTCCCTGCTCCCGCTATATTATTATTTCTGAGAAACGCTCATAAAACAAAGTTTCAGGCGACCCAATGAGAGACAGCGCAGGAGTTTATCGAGGGTACATCCCGGCGCGTAAACTATCCGGTCCATTCAGAGAGTGGTCCCGGCAACCTGCACCGACCGCACACACATCAAAAGGCGCGGGAAGAGTAGCCATGGCCGGCACACACATTTTTCGTGAACAAACAGCACCGATTGAAATCAGCAATATGGCATTAGAATCGGGATCGCCCCCCGGTACGCAGTACTCCCGACAACCCCCCTCATCCCGACACCCCCCGGGAGATGGAATGGTTTTTGTCCAGTGAGAACTGATAACACTTGGGTGCAATGGGTCTTAAAGAGTGGATCGTGCCGCAGGACAAGGTTTTTTTTGACTTGTTCGAAAAGCAGGCAGATACGGTTAACGAGGGTGCTATGCTCCTCCACGCCCTCGTCAATGACTATGTGGACGTCAAGAATCAGTGCCACAAGATCAAAGAGATCGAACACAAGGGCGACGAGATCGCTCACGAGGTCTACGAACAACTCAACCTCACCTTCATCACTCCTCTCGAACCAGAGGAGATCTCCAGGCTCGCCACCGCGCTTGACGACGTCCTCGATTTCATCGACGGCACGACACAGCAGATGTACGGGTACGGGGTCACCGAGACCGATGAACTGATGAAAGAACTTGCTCGGCTCATCTACCTCTCCACGCAAGAGATCCAGACGGCCGTCAGGCTGATCAGGACAATGGACGATCCCAGGGCCGTCGAGAGACACTGCATCGAGATCAACAGACTTGAAAACCTTGCCGATGCGGTGCTTGCGGACGCCATCAAGAACCTCTTCTCGACCAACGACGCAATCACGATCATCAAACTCAAGGACATCTATGAGAACCTTGAGGAGGCCACCGACAAGTGTGAAGACGTGGCAAATGTCCTCTCGGACATCGCGATCAGGCACTCGTGAGGAGCATGGAAGTCGTCATCATCCTCGGCATCGTCCTGGCGCTCCTCTTCAACTTTGTCAACGGCCTCAATGATGCCGCAAACTCGATCGCAACAGTCGTGGCCACCAAGGTGCTCTCGCCCTTCAAGGCCGTCCTCCTTGCATCACTTTTCAACCTGATCGGCCCCCTCCTCTTCACAACGGCGATCGCCCAGACGATCGGGCGCGGGATCGTCGACCCGATCCTGCTCAGTCCTCAGATCATCCTGATGGCCCTGGTCGGCGCCGTGATCTGGGTCTTTTTCTGTTCGTACTTCGGCATCCCGGTCTCAAGCAGCCACGCTCTGATCGGAGGACTCCTTGGGGCTGCGACCGCCTGCTGCGGGATCAGCGCCATTCTCTGGCCTTCAGATATGCTTGTCCTCAAACTGCTTGTGATGCTCGTCATCGGGGCCGCCGGCGGGATGGCGGTTGCGGTCTATCTTGCAACGCACTTCGACGAGACATGGGATCGGTACCTGGGATTCGGCGCCCTCTCGGGCGTTGCCGTGCTCATCCCGATCATGGTGGGCGCCGGTCTTCTCCCTCTCACAGGGATCCTTGCAGTGGTCGTCTTCATGGTCGTCTCCCCGATGCTCGGGTTCATGGTCGCTTATCTCTTTGGGATAATCATCATCAGACGCTTCGCAAGATCAGATTCACCTATTCTCGGCCACGCCTTCAAAAAACTTCAGATCGTGGCCGCGGCCTTTCAGGCGATCGGGCACGGGAGCAATGACGCGCAGAACGCCATGGGGATCATCACGGCGATGCTGGTGGCCGCCGGGTTCCTGACCGAGTTCGAGGTACCGATCTGGGTCATCCTCCTCTCATGCACCGCGATCTCGCTCGGCACCCTCCTCGGCGGGTGGCGGGTCGTGGACATGATGGCCAACAAGATCACCAAGATGCAGCCGTACCAGGGTTTCTGCGCCTCGGCTGCGGGGGGCACCGTCCTCTCGGTCGTAACCGCCTTTGGTGTCCCGGTCTCGACCACCCACGCGATGAGCGGGTCGATCATGGGTGTCGGTGCGACAAAGGGTTATTCCGCGGTAAAATGGGGGATCGTCCGGGACATCGTCGCTGCCTGGGTCATGACCGTCCCGGCCTCTGCAGCGGTGGCCTGGGGATGCTATCTGGTCTTCGCACCCCTGCTCCCCTGAACCTCTCCCTCTTCTCTGAAGTAGCGACACCAGGTTGCGAGTATGCATGCCTCGCACCTGGGCCGGCGGGCGATGCAGATTGCCCGCCCGTGCTGGACCAGGAGGGCGTTGATATCGCCCCAGACCTCCCGCGGGAAGGTCGTCATCAGGTCTCGCTCCACTTTTTCCGGATCGGTCTCGTCGGTGAGCCCGAGCAGTCTGCTGATCCGTCGCACATGGGTGTCGACGGCGATCCCCTCGTCGGTCCCGTAGGCATTGGAGAGGACGATGTTCGCGGTCTTGCGCCCGACACCGGGGAGGCGGGTCAGGCCATCGAGAGTGCGGGGCACCTCCCCGCCGCACTCGTCCACGATCATCCTGGCGGCCCCTATGATATGTCTCGCCTTGACCCGGTAGAACCCGGTCGGACGGATGATCTCGCCCACCTCTCCGGGGTCGGCGGCGGCCAGGGCTTCGGGCGTGGGATACCTGGAGAAGAGGACCGGGCCGACTGCGGCGACGGCGCGGTCGGTGGTCTGGGCCGAGAGGATGGTGAGCACCAACACTCCGAAGGGATCGCCATAACTGATCCCTCCTTCAATGGTGCGTGGATATCTAGCATTGAGTGTCTGATAGATAGTGCAGGCGGTTTTTCTGTCCATGATAATACGATAAGAAAAGTGGGGTAGGGCAGATTCGAACTGCCGTCAAAGCGTCCCAAACGCTCTAGGATGGACCAGGCTACCCTACTACCCCGCGCTTGAACATCTATGTTTGTGTTCCAGCCTAAAATAATTATGGGGTTGCCCTTTTACAGGGGGAACGGACTGCAGGCACCCTCGCTAACGATAGTGCCCTCGAATTTGCCCTCGCAGACCGCTGCAACAAGGTTCCGAGGGTTTCTGCCGTCGATGACCGCAAGCGGGATGCCGCTGCGCTCGATGATCTTGGCAGCCACGATGTCGATGACCGTGTTGGAACCGGCGTCGAG contains:
- a CDS encoding DUF47 domain-containing protein, whose protein sequence is MGLKEWIVPQDKVFFDLFEKQADTVNEGAMLLHALVNDYVDVKNQCHKIKEIEHKGDEIAHEVYEQLNLTFITPLEPEEISRLATALDDVLDFIDGTTQQMYGYGVTETDELMKELARLIYLSTQEIQTAVRLIRTMDDPRAVERHCIEINRLENLADAVLADAIKNLFSTNDAITIIKLKDIYENLEEATDKCEDVANVLSDIAIRHS
- a CDS encoding inorganic phosphate transporter is translated as MEVVIILGIVLALLFNFVNGLNDAANSIATVVATKVLSPFKAVLLASLFNLIGPLLFTTAIAQTIGRGIVDPILLSPQIILMALVGAVIWVFFCSYFGIPVSSSHALIGGLLGAATACCGISAILWPSDMLVLKLLVMLVIGAAGGMAVAVYLATHFDETWDRYLGFGALSGVAVLIPIMVGAGLLPLTGILAVVVFMVVSPMLGFMVAYLFGIIIIRRFARSDSPILGHAFKKLQIVAAAFQAIGHGSNDAQNAMGIITAMLVAAGFLTEFEVPIWVILLSCTAISLGTLLGGWRVVDMMANKITKMQPYQGFCASAAGGTVLSVVTAFGVPVSTTHAMSGSIMGVGATKGYSAVKWGIVRDIVAAWVMTVPASAAVAWGCYLVFAPLLP
- the nth gene encoding endonuclease III, translated to MDRKTACTIYQTLNARYPRTIEGGISYGDPFGVLVLTILSAQTTDRAVAAVGPVLFSRYPTPEALAAADPGEVGEIIRPTGFYRVKARHIIGAARMIVDECGGEVPRTLDGLTRLPGVGRKTANIVLSNAYGTDEGIAVDTHVRRISRLLGLTDETDPEKVERDLMTTFPREVWGDINALLVQHGRAICIARRPRCEACILATWCRYFREEGEVQGSRGAKTR